The Dendropsophus ebraccatus isolate aDenEbr1 chromosome 2, aDenEbr1.pat, whole genome shotgun sequence DNA segment CAGAACTTTTATGGCAATTCAAGAGGCCTAGTCATAAAATTGATATTACAGTATTCCCATGATGCAATGCAATTATCTTTTCTTCTATAGGTTTCCTGTTTTTGCACctttttaaaacttttctatTCTTCAGTTTTGTATGTAACAGCTAGGGTGGTCAACATGAACAAGATCAAGTGGTGCTCATTTTTTTTGTCTTAGATAGTGtacactatggcccagatttatcaatctgcttaAAACCAAAACAGTTTTTTAACaagctcttaaaggagaagtccagtgggcAGCCAAAAATCATTATGGacaaagggtggggggggggggggaaatataaAAAGGCACTAAGCTCAGCTGTCTCTGTGCCTGCGTTGTGCCGCATGACGGGCTCCCATACTCTGCCAAGTGTCATCTTCTCCTAGTTCCTGAGTATGTTATGACCTGGCTGAAACGTCACAagcaggtgggatttagcccacttatccaatcagtgactgcagtggtgtcccacctcagtcaatgACTGGTTGAGCAGGGCATCCGCCAGCCAGATCGTGACGTAGCTGCAGGGGAGATAAGAAGACAACTTGcttgggtccaggagcgggacacgGCACTGCACGGGCGCTGGGACAGGTGACTTTGacatcttttttatgttccccagcctgaaataatttttttgccttcTCCTTTAGCAAGCTCTGgtagaatgaaagctgagctatgagtAGTTGCTATGACCTAAATGAGACAGTTTTGGTTATTGGAAGATTGATCTTGGAAGGTGGTTTGATCTTTACGAGATCTAAATGAGGACTAATTGAATACACTTAACACtaagtgttgagcagacttgctgaactgtttgagttcagcaatgttctctgaacctgaatgttTGGCACTTGACCCCTGGTGGTTGACTTGACCCCTGGCGGTTGGAAGCCGtgttttccttgcagccctagggtggcatccaacttctctagccgctgggagtcaaatgctgagtatttccattcggagaacattgccaaacacaAAGAGCTTGGCAAGTCCGCTTAACACTATTCACAATGCTTACAGACCAGGTACCCCCACTAATGACTAGCtcatataacatatatatgtagTTACAGTGGGTAATTCTCATCACCGTCAGAAGTAAATGTCTCATCTGAATAACTGGTTATATTGTTACCCTCTTTAACATTTTTAACCTTTAAATCCTCTTTTGAATCAAATGACGCCTTTATCTTTTTGTCTTCGTTATTTTTTAGGCAACAATTCCCAATCATTGTTAAAAACACAGGAAGAAAAACCAACCCATGTAACATACCGAAGGCAATGACAAGGAATATGATCTTGAAGAATGTTCTAGGGATGTAACTATCTGCTGCAGAGAGAGCTACCACCCCCAAGATGGTGGACAGACCACCCTGTAGTATAGGATAGCCCAGAGAATGTAATGCATCAGTCACCCTATCATTTACTGTGGCTTTGTGGTTCGAGACAAAAGCGTATGTAATGTGAGCcgaaaagtctacagagaaaccGACGCAGATGACAAGGTTGATCATGGAGATGGAATCTAGGTTCACATCCCAATAAGCCATGAAACCGGTGACCCCCACTATAATAGATGCTATGGTGAATGTCACCCACAAGGAGCACAGAGGGTTTGGAATTAGCAGGATTGAGATCACAAACATGGCgcctgcagccacagccacaTTCTGTATGGTGTTCTGTATGATTACCGCATATTGGTCAAAATATATAAATGCCGGATGATAGACAAGAGTGGGGATCTCACAGTTCTTTGCTGTATCTCGGACTTGGCTTAACATGTCTCTCTCGTCCACTGCTGATGAAATGTTTACAGTCTGGATGAAGAATCGAGAAGCTCTTATTTCTCCTGACTGAATGTCTACGTCTTGTCTAAAATCTGGAAGAAGCTGGAAAAATTCGGATAAATTTCCCATAAAATAACTTTTATCACTTATGTCCAGTTTCAGAAGTTCAGCTATTTCCATGTATGACTTTAACCAAGACTCAGAGAAATCATTAGAAACATAAGAAGCTTTTTTTAGCGAGTCCAGACATCTTTCAATTTTGTTATATGTATCTGGGTTCCAGTAGGAGACCTCCTCAGTCACCACAACCATAACTCTAGGACCGTACTCTGAAAAATataaatcatcatcatcatagaaGGAACGAACGTAAGAACTGTCAGTAGCTAAATTCCGTAAGTCAATTCCTTCCTGAACCTGGAAACACCCGTATATACTGCTGGCCAGATATCCTCCATACAGGAGAAGAACAAAGACCTTAGTCCAGATGTTTGTGAGGAATGGGCCATACTGCTTCCGAAAAAAACTTGTGATGGGATGGTCAGTCTCTTTACCAGTGATTTGGTCGTATCCTCCTCCGACACAACACACGTTATACATAGGGGAACGACTGTCATCTTTCTCTTCTGCCAGCTTCTTACAACTGAGCCAGTGCCTGTTACTCTCCTCTCTTCTACCATTGAGAGCCAAGAAAGCTGCAAAGAATGTGATGTTATACAGGAAACAGAACAAGATGGCGGTCCCGGTGTATATGCAAAATGACTGCACTGACCGGAAAGGGGTCACAATACCAATGTAGAAAGCTAGAACATCTGTGAGCGTCGTGATGGTGATGGAGACAGCGGCCTCAGCGTAAGTATCAGCCATTCTGTCTTTAACTTTATCCTTTACTTTGGTTTGTTGCCAACTGGAAATCATGATGAACATGTCATCCACCCCGACACCTGAAAAATAAATTTCACATCAAGCCACTTAATttctggaaatgttttctttattattatttcctataataataatagttattatcATAATTACCTAGAATAAGAAATGGGGCGTTTGCAACGGTGGAATCAAAGGGCACGCCACAAAGCAATAACAGGCCGAAACTAGACAGGACAGCTAATCCAGATGAAATGATTCCGAATGTAGCAACCATGGTTTTGTTCCTTACATTATCAAGTCTGTAGAAACACAAagtatgaaaaaatagaattacaAATCATATATTTTACAATACAGGTCAATGATTTATTTATGTAATTATTAGaaatgagggaacctggagcatgctcgagtcgatccaaacccgaactttcggcatttgattagcagtggctgctgaacttggataaagccctaaggctatgtgaaaaacatggatatagtcattggctgtatccatgttttccagacaaccttagagctttatctaagttcagcagccccagctaatcaaatgctgatcgttcgggttcggatggacttgaacccgaacccggtttgctcatctctagttattatgttTATAAGGTGTTATTTCAAATTACTATAATATAAAGCATTTTCATAATTAGTAGTGGTGAGGGGGGCCTGTCAaattgttcaggtttggcaacattcgCTAACCCCAAATGcttattctttgtaggtgggaaaacttgcaaaatcggcaGAGTATCAAAGACTTATTTTCCCTATAGGATATAGATTACAATAATTCAataattttttcaaaaaaactaTTACCAAAATGTGACAAATCTTTATCATGTGACAAATATTGCATAATCGTATAATAATtcgatatatttaaaaaatgtaaatgagtGGAAAACAGGCCGTTTaagataaacaaaaaaaattggcaaATAATAAATTCTACCTTGGAGTATAGCAACAAAGGGACAAATAAGGTGAATGGGTTCTCTATATAGGTAtggtataaaaaatgtaaatacaaaGGCTGTAGTAAAAGAGTTATAAAATGGAAATTTAAGTTTAACGAAAAACAGAAAAATATAAACAGCAAAAAGGAGGAATAATATGCCACCATATAGACCACCAATACCGACATTATCTCTactttttctatttctttttttggTTTTCACTACACTAAACCTCCCTCTTGAAATTATGTTAGTATCCAatgcataatttttattttatttttcaatttactTCGTAACCTTATTTGTTTCTCCTTTGTTTCACTCCATGGGGTAAATGTATTATTTGCAGCATTTATGTTGCTATCTGTATATCCTTAACTGTCCACTTTCCTACATGTGACAAATGTGTGATGTATCAAATGCAATTATGTATCAAATAATTACACGTTGTTTTACAAATTTGTagcaactatatactatatatgagtCTAAACTAGCAGGATAAGTCTGCTCCAAACTGGAGtcaatcttaaaaaaaaacaaaaaaaaaagcggtTACTTTttcatttactttaataaaacacattattagatttttaaaaatgccccttttatacctattttatggcttttttaaattttgtaattttgtaattttgAGAATTGATGACAAAAGTTGCAGTTTTGAGTAACCAAGAAACATGTTCAAAAATTTGCAACTGTTTCATGTCTGACCTTCCTCGTAAAGCTTTGATAAATTCCCACCAATTTTTGCATGCAGTACTTATCATAAACCTTTGTCAGATTTTGTAATTATGAAGAATGTCTTTAAAAAGCACAAATGTTTCTTCAAAAACAAACTTATGTAACTCCTTACATGGAAAAATTTTAATTATAGCTCTtagatggtgaaaaaaaaaattttccttaAATTTGTTAAAGGGGAAGGGGTAACGTTTGAatgaaaataaatagaaataacatTTATCAAATTAGCTGAAGTTCTCATTTACAAtagaattcattaaaaaaaattgagtaACATTATTAATCATTGATTTTTAAGTTTGTATTATTAATTTAGCAGGTTCCGCACCTAAACTATTCCTCTAATCATAAAACAAAGAAGCTCTGAGAAGAAATTACACATAACCATGTTCTATAAAATATGAAAGAAATCTAATCCTGAATTTACACAAATCATTGACTATTCCTTAAATTTTATAACTGTGCTATATATTATTAAACCATCATCCTTTCCATGTATTATTAGTCTTACCGTATACATGACAGAATAGAAAACAATATAGTAACAAAGTACGTGATGGCGAAGAACGGAATCACGGATTTTGTTATGTCTTCAAATTCTTCCTGTCTTGAGTTTGACGTGAAATGTGACACCTTCAGAAATGACAAAAAGAAACTCTAACTTAGCGCATTGAGATGTTATAGATCCATACACTTAAAATGCAAtatggaggtctcttacctttataGTCTTCATCTGTAATCTTTCTATATTCTCTGAGATAGAATCAATAAAGTGTTTGATCCATTGCCGGCTGTTTTCCCTGTCGTTCTCGCTGTCTTCTCTCAGATAATATAGTAACTTGATAGCTTTGGCTTTTTGTACAGTATTGTCTATATTCAGCGTCACTCCTCCCAGGGATGTTCCAAGGAACATTCTACCTTGAAACATGGGATAAACTATAGGTATTGTCTCTATCAGACTCACATTACCTTGTACTGCAGATAGGAGCGGATTAGCCGGGATACATTGCCGTCCCTGGACTTCTGCGCATAGTCGCTGGAAATCAAGGGTACTGCCAGTAGAGTTCTCTGTGATATTCAGGTTTTGCACCATCTCATCCAGCTTGATAAGCTCTCGGAATGTTTCAACATTGATGACATTGTCAGACGTACTTACAGCTATGAGAGAGACGTAAGACCCTTCAGTATACAATCGCTGTGCTGAAAACTGTCCCGAGTCGTTGGTGGGAAAATGATTCTTTACAAATTCTCGTTCAGCTTTAGCCGGACCTCCAACTGGTGTGAACTGATCTTCTATGTTCCTTGCTTCTCTTTGAGGTAGGAAGTAGAATCCAGCTCCCAAGCCGGCAGACAGGACCATAGGAAGGATTAGGAACCACCATGGGTACCTTCCCACCAGCTTACCAAGCTTACTAAAGCCAAGAGATAgaggtctctgtatacagtctgtgcgACATTGTGGCATTCTGAAAATCTGATGGCAGAATAACAGCACAGTTCATGAGAAAGTGAATGTACTGTCAAAACATAAAACTGAGAACTAGTCAGGGATAGTAGTAAAACCTATCGCTAATGATGCCATAATCCAACTTTATGAAGGTTTATTGACTTCCTGGTGGCAAGGCAACTACCGACAGTTTAAAGGTCAGTTATATGTAACTGATGCACCACAGTCCAcatgataaaagaaataacaattGTTGTATCTATGTAAATGCAAACATGGTTTTAAAAGGCTAATATAGAgggtatataaaatataaagagAAAACTGCAAGTCAAACGGTGATCCAACTTTAACTGGTCCTGTTGTCAATGAACTTAAAGTATAGATGAACCGATAGCATCCGCTGTTCTGAATTTACTTGTTTACTATTttctcattcccccccccctcgcctgCCTTGCTGATTTTAGTATTTgtgggacttcttctttaagggaTTACAATATCATGGTTTATCTCCATAGTTACAGTTCATTATTGAACGTCAGCATGGTCCTCAGTGTGGTCTGTGGTCATAATACAGCATTAAAATCACCAGACAAGTTGACGGGACATAGCTGAACTATAGGTAAGAAAGCTAAACAAAGCTAAAGATTTTAACAGGTGGGTCTTGAggaacacacgcacacacacacacacacacacacacacacacaaaatgcaaCAGCTCGCTGCTAATGCCAATACATGAACCTAATACAAATATTACAATTGCAAAACTGCTATAagaaaaaatcataaaaatcatGAGGATCTTGGCATACACAAAGTTGTAAACTTAGCCTGAAGTCCTGAGAGATCCTAAAAATAACTATTAAAAAAGGTACAACTTCTCTCCACAGACTTTGTCTCTGAATGGAGACTCCAACCAACCCATCTTTCTGGGAAGCATGTTCCTCTTACTAACTAGAATGTTCTCAATATTAATGTATAGGCCAGTGTACTATAAGTGAACTGACTCATTCACAGCTAGTATAAAGTCCAAACAATTAAAAACATAATCACACACGAACAGCAGAAAACATAACAAAATAGGAAAATATCATGAACACATGATGTCCAACAACTAATTCACATATCCCACAGGAATAAAAATGGGACACTACATACTCCTCCTATCAAGAAAAGCCCTTGATATAATTGTTTAAAGCATGGAACCTGTAGGAAAAGGTTAATTGCAGCACAGAAAACATGGCTCTCACAGTCCTGAACAACAAATCACAGTCTTTGAAAGGAAACAAACAGTAGGTCGGTACATAGGTACCTGCTGTTATGGATCGGTAGGGGATGTGATTCAAAGTCCAGCAAAACTCTTCTTATTTACATTTATTGTAGTTATAGTTAAAAAAACAGAATTGAAATGGTCTGTTTGGTGTACTGGGGACATTCCCCTGCCCCTCAGTGCACCAACCTGCTGGTGCCATATCCGGGCTCATGGAGGACCTTCTAATGTGACATATTATTACATTTTACAACGTTATATGAACCTGGTAACCTGGGAAAATCCCATATACGTCTAGGCTTATAACCTTAATTGCTTAGATTGTAGTTATAATGATAAATGTATTTACCTAGCTATTATATCTTTATACAGTTTAAACAGAATTTGAGTAAGGAAATAATCATTTCTGTGTAACCTCATATTCCATAAGGTGTACAACCTTAGGGGCACAACTGTGAGGTCAtagttatgtacagtatatagttatatagtttaaAAGGTTGTAAAaatacaagagtccatcaagttcaacctaatgtgttgatccagatgaaggcaaaaaatttgcaaatgcCAATTGCTTCATATCCAGACCCCAAATATGGCAGCTAGAGATAAGCAAGTCGCTCATCTAAATGAATCGtattggattcagcttttccccaGTTAAGATGATGGTATCAGAGATTTTGTTTAATACTTtagggcaggggtcctcaactggcggaccgcggtccaaacccggaccacggaggccagctgtcaggacccctggtcagacctcctaaccgcactgcctcccgccccataggcgtactgtccttagatgcaGTGTCGgtctggcccccggctgatacgcgctctctggggatgtcccggggattccccagcagagtgcgcaccacagacctcagtgtacgctgccggcctgctctaccggaagtacaggccggcggcgtacactgaggtcactggtgcgcgctctgctggggaatccccgggatgtccccagagagcgtgtatcagccgggggccggaccgacaggagaagcTAAGAAGACAGCCGCGGCGGGGGAGccaggtgctaggtgagttgtgggttgtttgttttttttgtctgggggccatctataagggtagagcacactggggggctatatactcctgggggaagctcacagggggctatatactacagggggagagcacatggagctatatactacagggggagagcacaggaggctatatactacttggggggctatatactactggggggagctcacagaggggctatatactactgggggtgctatatactactggggggagctcacagggggctatatactacaggggacagcgcacaggggggctatatactactggagggctatatactactgggggaagcgcacaggggggctatatactactggggggctatatactactggggggagctcacagggggctatatactacagggggagagcacaggggggctatatactactggggggacctcacagggggggctatatactacttggggagagcacagggggctatatactactgggggaagctcacagggggctatatactacaggggcctatatactactgggggtagctcacagggggctatatactactggggggagcttacagggggctatatactactggggggatctcacagggggggctatatactacttggggagagcacaggggggctatatactactgggggaatctcacaggggggctatatactactgtggggagctcacaaggggctatatactacagggggagctcacaggggggctatatactactgggggaagctcacagggggctatatactactggggggagctcacagggggctatatactactggggggagctcacagggggctatatactactgggggggagctcacagggggctatatagtacttggggagagcacagggggctatatactactgggggaagctcacaggggggctatatactactgggaggagctcacagggggctatatactacagggggagagcacagggggctatataatacagggggagagcacaggggggctatatactactggggggacctcacaggggggctatatactacttggggagagcacaggggggctatatactactgggggaagctcccaggggggctatgtactactgggggaagctcacagggggctatatactactgggggagagcacagggggctatatactagtgagggtagctcacagggggctatacactactggggggagctcacagggggctatatactacagaggaagagcgcacaggggctatatactactgggggagcaacagggggctatacactactgggggagagcgcacaggggggctatatactactggaggagcaacagggagctatatactactggaggagagcttacaggggggctatacactactgggggagcaacaggggggggttatatactaccagggcagtcaccccctttgtacctaatatcaaagtgctagtgagagagaaaaaatgccagttttcctgctaataagcagcaattctgtatgtaaatagttgaacgtttgtgaaaattaacaaaacacgtttcctactgatgtttagctcggaccttcacctgacaatagaaccCGGTAagcggaccttcactaaaagttgttgagtacccctgctttaGGGGATAAAGTATTAAGTCTATACATCCAGTACATCTCTTTTGTTCTAAGCAAGTGATTAGAAAATCCATAAGTATTGTGATTGGTGAATAAGAGGACCTTCTTGGCCCCCATTGCTGTGCCCTATCTCTGAAAATAGATCTTACCTCTATACCTGAAATAGTTATTCCATAGGATGAAATTTGGGACCCTATGAAGAAACTCACTctgtattattataatatttagGTCTGTATTGAGAAAACTGCCAATAAATTAAAGCCCTAATTCATTGGATATGTTGGTATACAGGGAACAGACATccacctgtaaaaaaaataacccCCCAAAATAGTGTCTGATGCTTATAATGGAGCTAAAATTTGGACACAAACCAAATGTCTAAAATAATAAATAGACCActactgagtagagatgagcaaacctcaagcgtgtttgggtttgtctgaacacAAGCGTGCCGCAGTTGACTACCATGGGCTGTAGATACTGCATGCAgcccataagctgtatccatgttttccaggactccctaggtctgcatccaacctcttcaaaCACTAGTAATCAAATGTCACACGCTCTGGTTCGGACCATTCCAAGCACGCTCGagtctcgctcatctctacttttaagcCATTTGGATTAAATTATGACATTTAATGCACACAGTAAGATGAAAAATAGGACTTACTTCCAGTAAAACCTTTACTGGACTTTCCATAGGGCACTATTGAAAATGTGCCAGCTCCCAGCACTATATCTCATAGAATGTTCTTGTTGACTTTAGTGTATAGGGTGCACTATTTAGTCACAATCACATAAGTAATAAAGGACACCTCAAGCATAACCTCTCTCGACACgatcttagggctcgttcccactgagcaaaagcagctgaatttctgcgctgaatcagcgctgaaatttcagccgttaaaataggtgcagagctaatttccattgttttgaatgtaaattctgctctgcagttcacacagtggaatttccgcactgaactaatccgctttccgccagaagaatgaacatgttcattcttccgctagcggaagcctatacaaatcaatggggctctgattttctgtttcagcgcggaatacaagcgtaatacaagcggaaattactcgctgaatcagcgtggaaatggggaaaagggggggggaggaggattctagtatatgttctggtatagtctagtttactcaccaaatactcgctgaatttcagcgctgaatgcatgcggattcagcgcggattcctcgagtattccgcgctgaatttgtcaagagctgattacgagctgaacactttcctagcagaatacgcagggattctgcttacattctgctcggaattcagcgtcagttgatttcaggcggaaatatttccttgcgtaatccgctccttttgctctgtgtgaacgtagccttatgtgTCAAAATAGAGACATGAAGAGGAAATTGTTTGGATTTTGAAATGCTTTGTTCTGTGCACATAAATGCATTATATATTTCACTTGTGAGCAGCACCGTTTGTTCAATCCTAATTttccagcctatggctgtatccatgtttaccaggactccctaaggctgcatccaacttatttagtcaccaatattcaaatgccaaatgatcggacttgagcatgcttgagttctgctcatctctaaaaaaacagacatggttgCTGCTTAGGCTcagttttgcaaaaaacggatgaaaaaaaggatccACTGGACCCATCTTCTAAAGCCCTTTTTAAATTTAGAAATAATCTGACTTTGATTTACTAGGTACGACTTTGATAAAAATTACTTGTCAAACTTGTCGGCGACTTTGGTAATTTAGAACTGTTTGTGATAAAACAGAATGGACGATGGAATCTATCTATAGATTTCCCCTTATATATGTCAGTTGTACAACCCTGACGTATGCAACTAAAGCCCAAGGCAATAATAGAAAGAGATAAGATATGATATGGCTTAGCTGTTAGTATAGCCATAAAATTGATAGGTATATCACAGGCGGTAGGCAGAAATTGTCCATAATCTCTGCACGTCCGGCAAAAAGTTTCTTTCATTCAATTGATAAGTTATCAGAAATGATTACATATCTTATACTAGAACGCGTAACCCACTAAAAGAGAATCCTTCTTCTATTAATGAACTAGAAAATGTAGGCGGCGCTGCCTGGGCATGCAGTGTCAGTGTGttcattagatttgttccaaggtcgcccaggaggcaaatctatgccctcgTTTTTTGTTTACGgggaaatcaccaggagccctACACAGTAATACCTTGCCAAACATCTTGGTGTTTGAACGCTTTGGTATTCAAACGAAATTTCCCCCTGAAATTTTGTCCGGTTCTGGAACATTGTTCGGTATccaaacaaaatcaggggagataactgtcagctgaacacaTGTGGCCGGCACATTCAGGAGACACACCGGCTGTCTAGGGAgggaggacatcactgtgcaggagcttGGGTTACCCACAAAACACTGGCATTTCCCACAGCATCCCCCAAGTTCACCCCCTAGGGCTGCTCTTCTTTTCTTCCTGGACTTCTGGTAGTATAAAGTATATTGGGGGGATGACAGTGTATTGACAGTgtgttgtatcactgcttgagaaaggctaatatagccgaaacgtcgcactcTGATGTATTGAAATAAACCTGGACACCTTTTTTGGATGTGCCgtcttttgctcttttttttttttttttttttggttcagtagggagagtgacacgagcagggacagcatctgaatttagttaggcggCAATATTCATGGTAGTTAGTGTACAGAGGGAGAGGTGACCGAGTaaggcttagaacattgtgaaagtgtcagtgtagggaggtagagctgaccgagtagggcttagaacgttgtgaaattgtgaGTGTAGGGAGAGTGATAGAATTCAGCATTTTACCACTATAAGAATTCATTTcataaccctgtagtgaccaggcatcCTCTGTGAACAACAAATTTTTAGTCCTTTTTAGAGCTAATTCATacacatatttatgtatttttttcattaatctctctgtctggctctgctgtgtgaatgtaattaaccccctcccatcgtgcacagtaaattaacatcgctgcagcctatgcctgatgctgcagcaacgttaatttatcatcgaggataacacaggcgcaggagctgcgcctgtgtcatccgtggcaggtcccagctatcagtgatagccggggacccgccgtgctgagagttaaccctataattactgcggtcagcatgaccgcagcatctatagggctcctgacagagaattctccctctacagagagagaattctctgtctggtgtccatcggggctctgcgaagtgatcgcagagccctggTGGTAGACATGGAAACCGGAAacctcaggcttctggtttcctggctacggaggccggctgggggagggaaggcaggacgCGCAAATAAAAGATACGCTTATGCTACGCAATTGCTTAGCTATTACAAATTTTATGCTTTGCTcctaataatctgtacgcatctgcgtaatgtttgtaaatgttcggcgaacacgaaccgatcacaatcgTTTTTTTTCATGTTCGTGTTAGAGATCCGAACTGAATGATGTTTGCTCATGACTACTCCTGGCGTTAGCTGCGAGTGCACATTGAACTGCAGAGAGAAGTATCATGACATGTGCCCTTTAATATTGGCGGGATGTCTAGTATGACACATTATTGCCTTTTACAAGCCTTATAAGAACTTAATAACCTAT contains these protein-coding regions:
- the LOC138783855 gene encoding patched domain-containing protein 3, whose product is MPQCRTDCIQRPLSLGFSKLGKLVGRYPWWFLILPMVLSAGLGAGFYFLPQREARNIEDQFTPVGGPAKAEREFVKNHFPTNDSGQFSAQRLYTEGSYVSLIAVSTSDNVINVETFRELIKLDEMVQNLNITENSTGSTLDFQRLCAEVQGRQCIPANPLLSAVQGNVSLIETIPIVYPMFQGRMFLGTSLGGVTLNIDNTVQKAKAIKLLYYLREDSENDRENSRQWIKHFIDSISENIERLQMKTIKVSHFTSNSRQEEFEDITKSVIPFFAITYFVTILFSILSCIRLDNVRNKTMVATFGIISSGLAVLSSFGLLLLCGVPFDSTVANAPFLILGVGVDDMFIMISSWQQTKVKDKVKDRMADTYAEAAVSITITTLTDVLAFYIGIVTPFRSVQSFCIYTGTAILFCFLYNITFFAAFLALNGRREESNRHWLSCKKLAEEKDDSRSPMYNVCCVGGGYDQITGKETDHPITSFFRKQYGPFLTNIWTKVFVLLLYGGYLASSIYGCFQVQEGIDLRNLATDSSYVRSFYDDDDLYFSEYGPRVMVVVTEEVSYWNPDTYNKIERCLDSLKKASYVSNDFSESWLKSYMEIAELLKLDISDKSYFMGNLSEFFQLLPDFRQDVDIQSGEIRASRFFIQTVNISSAVDERDMLSQVRDTAKNCEIPTLVYHPAFIYFDQYAVIIQNTIQNVAVAAGAMFVISILLIPNPLCSLWVTFTIASIIVGVTGFMAYWDVNLDSISMINLVICVGFSVDFSAHITYAFVSNHKATVNDRVTDALHSLGYPILQGGLSTILGVVALSAADSYIPRTFFKIIFLVIAFGMLHGLVFLPVFLTMIGNCCLKNNEDKKIKASFDSKEDLKVKNVKEGNNITSYSDETFTSDGDENYPL